TGTCACTGCGACTGGCCGGACTGCGGAAACTCGAAGGGCAACACGTCCGGCACGACGCGCACATCGGTGGTGAACTTGAACGGATAACGACCGCCGCTCGGGAACTCGAGCTCGACAAAGTACGCCGTGTAACCCTGGGGAGTCGCCGGCACGCGGGCCTCGTAGGCGCCGTCGGCCGCAGGCTCGAGCACGGTCGGCTGATAGGCTTTGCCCAACTCGTCGAGCCGGAAATCGCGCGCCTGCGGGTTCGTCGCCTGCCACAGCGTGACCTTGCTCGGCTTCTCGACCGGCGTGACGACCACCGTACCGGCTCCTTGATGGCGCCAGCGGAAATGCGGCCGCGGCTGGTCGTCGAGAATCGACTGGTAGAACGCTTCGATGCTCTCCCGCGCGTCGCTCCCGGCCAGCGAGTGCTTGGCGTTGGGCACGTAGCGCAAGTGTTTCTCCTCCGAGAGGGCCGGGTAGTAGAACTGCGCGTTGTCCGGCAGGAAAAACTCATCCCCCGCCGCGTTCACGATGAACTTGGGGATCTGCAATCGCTCGCGGGCGCGGTACTCGTACGGGTCCTCGATGTTCAGAATCTCGCGATACTCGGGCGTGCCGATCTTGCCGGGAAACAACCCATGCCGCACGTAGTCGTCGAGCGCCGGCGAAAAGAAGCCATAAGCGCGGTAGTGATGCCGGGTGATCTCTTCGGAATTGAGGGCATCGATCACCAGCGGCACGATGGCCACCACGCGCGGATCGGTCGCGCCGACGAGCCAGGTCGTCCAGCCTCGCTTCGAGGCCCCCGCCACGACGAACGACTGAATGTCGAGCTTGCCCCCGGCATCCGTGGCCAAAAACTCCTGCATGGCGTCCATGGCCCGAATGCCACTCTTGACCATCGCCAGTCGCACGAGCCAGGTCTCGTCGCGCGTCTGCATGTACTTGACGCGGGTATACCCGATGATGTTGTCTTCTTCCCGCGCCTCGTCTGGCGAATCGGTGAAGCGCAAGGGCTGGTTCGGCACCATGCCCAACTCGGCCACTACCGTGCCGGTGCCCCGGGCCAACTCGGTCACGCGCTCGGGCACTTTCTCCGGCGCAGGGTCACCGTTCTCGCCGCCGCCGATATACAGAAACGCCGTGTGCGGGTACTTGAGCTCCTTCGGCACGACGATCGACAACCAGTGCTTCCACACCGGGCGATCGACGTCTTTTTCCGTGCGCCACGTTTGCGACGTCAGCTCCAGCACGTAGAGCGTGTGGTCGGCCTGCTCGACCGTGCGGGCGACTTTCCATCCATAGACGGGATCGGGCTGCGCCAGGTACCGGTCGAGCGCCGTCTCCTCGGTCGCGGCAGGCGGAAGATCGGCGGCCGTCAACGTCGCATCCGTCACATTTCCCATGCCTATCATGACCAGGGCGCACACCCATCCGGTCCTGATGTGGCCCAGCCGCCTGATTGCCATGTCGGATTTCTCCCGCGAAGGGCTCGTCCTCGCGCCGCAGCTTGGATTGAACCCCGCACCGCAGGTGCTGGTTCCGCGCGACTCAGGGCAAAGATAGCCTCCCCGGGCCGAAACGGCCACGCGAATCTGCCAACTGCAACGATCGTGCGGCTCGCGCGGCCGATGAACCGCCCTGCGCTGCTGCACGTCTGCTCCCTGCTCGCCCGAGGCAGGCAGTGAACGGTGCGCGCGAAACCTACAGCTTGTTCAGCCCGCTATAGGCCGCCACCTTATAGCACTCGGCGAGCGTCGGGTAGTTGAAGACGTTGTCGCGGAAGTACTCGACCGTGCCCCCCAACGCTAGCGCCGTCTGACCGATGTGAATCAGCTCCGAGGCCCCCTCGCCGATGGCATGCACCCCCAGGATGCGATGCGTATCGAGATGGAAGAGAATCTTCAGCAGGCCGATCTCGTCTCCCAGGATCTGCCCGCGGGCGATCTCGCGATAGTGCGCCACTCCCGACTCGAACGGCACTTGCTGTGCCGTCAGTTGCTCTTCCGTAGCGCCCACCATCGAGATCTCGGGGATCGTATAGATGGCGTAGGGATACAGTCCCGGAATCGTCTGCCCCGGCTGACCGCAGGCGTGTAAGGCCGCGAGGCGCCCCTGTTCCATCGACGTGCTGGCGAGCGCCGGAAAACCGACCACATCTCCCACGGCATAGATGTGAGGCGCCTCGGTCTGAAAATCGCTATTCACCTTGAGCCGACCCTTCGAGTCGGCCGCAAGCCCCGCGGCCTCGAGATTCAACTGCTTGGTGCGCCCCTGCCGCCCCATCGAGAACATGAGGACTTGATTGCGAATCCGCTTGCCGCTGGCCAATAGCGCCACCGGGTCCTCGGCCTCGTTCTCGACGCACACGACCTCTTCACCCAGGCGCAGCGTCACGCCATGATCGCGCAGGTGGTAGTTGAGCGCGTCGGCAATCTCGGTATCGACGAACTCGAGCAGCCGCTGCCGAGCTTCGACCAGCGTTACCTTGGTGCCCAGCGTGGCGAACATGCTGGCATACTCGAGCCCGATGATGCCGCCTCCCACCACGGTGAGCGTGCGTGGAATCTCGGTGAGCGCGAGGATGCCGTCGCTATCGATCACCGTCTGGCCATTCAGGGCGACCCCCTCGGGGCGATGCGGCTCCGTGCCGGGCGCCAGGATGAACTTCTCCGAGCGCACCGTGATGCGGCTCGGGCCATTGGCAATGCTCATCGAGTTCGCATCGAGGAAGCCCGCCTCGCCGGTGAGCATCTGCACGCCGTTGCGGCTCATCTGATAGGCAATGACCTGAATCTCGTTCTGAATCACATGGTGTGTACGGAACGTGAGATCATCGACCGTGATGTGGTCCTTGACCCGATAGCCCGGACCATAGAGGCTGCGCAGCCGATAGCCGGACAGGTAGAGGATCGCCTCGCGCAGCGTCTTCGAGGGAATGGTGCCAGTGTTGACGCAGACGCCGCCGACACAGAGCCGCCGGTCGACGATGCCGACCTTCTTGCCGAGCTTGGCGGCCGCGATGGCCGCCTTCTGGCCGGCCGGGCCCGTGCCCACGACAAAGAGATCGAAGTCCTGAGAATCGTTCGAGAGGGGCATAGCGGCCATTCGTTCCGAGGGCCTGGGGAGCAGCAGCCGTGCGCTCCACGTGCAGGCCATCTTACTGGTCTGGCGCGGCACGCCAAGGGCAACGAACCCGTTACGGCTCTTATCGATAGATTGCCCCCACGGCGGCTGTTAGGCTGGCGGCGTTTCCAACGCAAGGATTGCCCCCCGCAGGAATCGTGCCGCGCTTTATCCTGGGTTCATCGGCAGTGCAGGGGTGAATAGTGTCGACCTGGGGACGACTGCCCACCAAACGGGGCACAGGTCGCGCGCCGCAGAACACGTATTTCGATTTGCGAGGTGGTATGTATGGGAGGCGATGGCGTGGGCGAAGAAGATTTCGAAGAATTCTTCGCCGAAAACAAGAACAAGAAAGAGACCTTTTACGATCCCGATGATTCCGGCGAGCTCTTTGCCGAATGCCAGGAGACGAGCTTTCTCGATTCAAACAATTCCGTGGCCTACGTCATGCGGGGCGCCGACTGGTCTGAAAAAGGGGAGCACGACAAGGCGATCACCGCTTATAGCGAAGCCATCCGCCTCGATCCCAACGATTCCGTAGCCTATGCCGGGCGAGGCTGGAACTGGAAACAAAAAGGCCAGCACGATAGAGCAATTGCCGATTACAGCGAGGCCATTCGCCTCGATCCGCGAGACGCCACGTTTTATTGCCAGCGAGGCTGCGCTTGGACAAGTCAGGGTGAGCACGACAAGGCCATCGCGGACTTTACTGAAGCCATCGACCACGATCCCTTGAGTGCTAGTGGGTACAATTACCGCGGCTACGCGTGGACTTGCAAACGCGATTACGACAAAGCGATCACCGACTTTAGCGAAGCCATTCGCCACGATCCTAGTAACGCTTATGCGCACCACGTCCGCGGCTTCTGCTGGCAGAACAAAGGTGAGTACGACAAGGCGATCGCCGATTTCAACGAAGCAATCCGGCTCTCCCCAGAAGATGCGGGCTACTATTACAATCGCGGCCGCGCATGGAGAGACTTAGGCGAGCTTGACAAGTCGATCGCCGACTGTACCAAGGCGATTCGGCTCGACCCACGGCATGTCTATGCTCATCTCTTCCGTGGCATCAACTGGCAGAGCAAGACTGAGTACGACAAAGCGATCGCTGACTATACCGAAGCCATCCGCCTCGATCCGCGCGACGCGAACACCTATTCACGACGCGGGATCTGTTGGTATCGGTCGGGAGATCACGACAAGGCCATGGCCGATTATAACGAGGCCATCCGTCTGAATGCACAAGATGCCTTTGCATTTTACAACCGTGGTCTCGCTTGGGCGAAGAAGCGCGAGTACGATTCTGCCATCGCGGACTACACCGCAGCCATCCGCATCAACGCACATTTTGGAGTGGCCTACATCGACCGCGGTCTCGCGTGGGCTAAGAAAGGCGAGTACGACAAGGCCTGCGCTGATTATGCCGACTCGATCCGTATCGACTCGCAGCCTGACAATGTCAAGCGAGCGCTTTACAACCGCAGTCGAGCCTGGGCTGCAAAAAGGGAATACGATAAGGCCATGGCCGATTGCTCAGAAGCAATCCGAATCGACCCACAAAATGCCAACGGCTACATCGGTCGTGGCTTCGTTTGGGATGAGCAAGGCGAATACGACAACGCCATCGCCGACTACAACGAGGCCCTTCGCATCAATCCCCAGTCTCTTGAGGCCCTCCACAACCGCGGCAACTCCTGGGTGAACAAAGAGGAGTACGACAAGGGCATCGCGGACTTTAATGAGGCACTCCGGCTCGGCCCGCCTGATGCGGTAACGTACACCAACCGTGGTATTGCAAGAAAGCGGAAAGGGGACTATCTCAGCGCTATCGCGGACTATACGGAAGCCATCCGTCTCGACCCACAGTCCGCCGCACGTTACGTCCCTTATGCCTGGATGCTGGCAACCTGCACGGACGGTCAATTCCGCGACGGAGCAAAAGCCGTCGAATTAGCCGAGAAGGCGTGCGAACTCACGGATTACACAGATGTTAACTGTCTCTACGCGTTTGCCGCCGCGCACGCCGAGAACGGAAACTTTACCGCGGCCATCGCGTGGCATCAAAAAGCGCTGGAACTGACCGATCCAGAGGACAAGGCCGACATGCTGGCCCGTCTGGAGTTGTACAGAGCAGGCAATCCCTATCGTGAGTAGTGAGCGTTTGTTGCTCGTGCCATGGCGTTTGCTTCTCGTGTCGTGGCGCCGTTGTGGTGGATCGATCGGCCGCTGAGCAACCGTTGAACCACCACGACACGACGGCACGACGAGCGAGGCTTTGCCGCCGAGCTACAGGAAAGAGTTGGGCAGGAGAGGGATGGTCGGCAGAAGCCCGTCACGCCCGGGTGCGCGACCTACATGCTAAGGTAGTTCGAGCGACTGTTTCGGCAGATCCGCGTGCCAGCGCAATACAAGTTCAGCCGAACCCGTTTTTATCAACCGCCATCGAGATGTGGCAAGTGAACTCTACTAGGGTCGGTGCGAAGCTGCCGCACATCGGGCATTTCAGATGGTCGCTGCGCGGTGACATCTCGTCTTCACATTGTGGGCACCGGATCGCCCCCGGGGAGAACGGCTGCGCAGTGTGCCATCTGGTTGACGCGAGCGACGCGTCGATGTGGGCTAAGAGATCGAGGAGCCACGGACCCTGGTGCGGAGGTTCGGCCAGAAAACGCTCGTACCACATCCGCCACGTAAACCGTTCCACCGATCTGGGCAACGATAGTCGGTAGTAGCACCGCCGACAGAACAACTCTTGAGTGTCGTCAGCTGTGTGCCACGCGGGTCCGACCGAGAGGGTGGTTAAGATGCCGTCCCAACGGTGCCCGCAGTCCGGACAATCGGCTTCAAATCCCCAAGCCATTCTTGCGCCCTCCTCGTTGACGTCGGATTCAGCACAATCATATTCAGCTTCTGTACTCGTTCGCTTTGCTCACTTCAGCCACTGCAAGAACCCCAAGGCCAGTATCGCGAAGAGCAGGTAGCCGAGGAGATACCAAAGGCACCCGGACCAGGTGTTGGGTGTTTCCAGTTTCTCTTTGCGGTCAAAGAAGGGCCACCACATGCTTCTGGCCTGCTCTTCGAGGGGATTCGTTAGGACCGATGACAATCGGTCGACCATGTCCGGCGTGGCGCTCGATCGATTGTCAGGTACGGGGTACCTGACCTACAAGAGCTTGGCGTTGCTCGTTGTGTCGTGGCGCCGTTGTGGTGAATCGATCGGCGGCTGAGCAACAGTTAAACCACCACGACACGACGAGCGGGGGTTTGCCGCCGAGCGAGCTACAGGAAAGAGTTGAGTAGGAGAGGGATCGCCGACAGAAGCCCGTCACGCACGGGGTGCGTGACCTACGCCCTTGCTAACGCTCCTTAAAGTTGCGCTTTCGAGGTTCCTCGGTCGCTATCTTCGGCAGATCAACCCATCCTAAGTGCGAAGCGTGAGCGAGGGAATTCTTGGAAAGAACGTCGAGCCAAGTGCTCCCTCGCTTACGCTTCGGGTTGGGATTCCTCCCAAGCGCGACTTCAAAATTTACGCTTCGTGCTGGGGATGTGCAGACGGGCGCTGGTGCTTCACGTGTAGAAGTAGCGCGTGAAGTGGAAGAAGATCGGGGCGGCGAAGCAGATGGAATCGAGCCGGTCGAGGACGCCGCCGTGGCCTTCGATCAGGGTGCCGTAGTCCTTGACGCCGCGGTCTCGTTTGATGGCCGACATGGTGAGTCCGCCCGCGAAGCCGGCCACGAAGATCAACAGTGCCATGCCGGCGGCGACCCAGGGTTCGAAGGGGGTGGCCCACCAGAGCGCGGTGCCCAGTAGGGCGGTGCTTACCGCTCCGCCAAGAAAGCCTTCCCAGGTGCGGTTGCGGTTGATCATCGGGGCGATGACGTTCTTGCCCAGCAGCCGGTCCCAGAGGTATTGCAGCACGTCTCCCATCTGCACGACGAGCACGAGGAAGAAGAGGATCCGCGCGTTCTGGCCTTCCCACTCTGGGTATTTGATCTTCAAGTACAAGAGTGCGGGGGCGTAGCTCAGGCAGTAGACGCAGATCATCAGGCCGGCCTGGATCTTGGCGCTCCGTTCGAGGAAGCGGCGGTAGTCCCCCGCGATGGCGATCCGCGCCGGAATGAAGAGCACCGCGTAGACCGGAATCAACACGCTGTAGAGCCCATATTCGTCGAAGCCGACCAGCACGTACTGCAAGGGGGTGAAGAGAAAGAAGACCCAGAAGAGCGCGCGGTGATCGGCCATCCGCGTGGGGGTGAGGGTAATGAACTCGCGCAGCGCCCAGAACGAGATCAGGCCGAACATGACCACGGTGGCCACCTGGCCGATGAGGATCGTGGCGGCCAGGGCCGAGCACATCAGCCACCAGGCGTTCAGGCGCAGGTTGAAGGTTCGCAGGGCCGCGGGATTCAGCTTCGAGTCGCGGCGCGCTTTGAGCCATTTGGCCACGAGCGTCGCCACGGCCAGCACGGCCATCACGCCGCCGACGAGCCAGAGCGTTTCGTCCTGGGGTAGCCGCATCAACGCTCCTTCAAGGTGCGCACGGCGTCGCGCGCCCGGTTGAGAAAATCCATTTTCGGTTCTTTGACCTCGAGCCACAGGGGCGGGCCAAAACTGATGCAGCTCAGCAGGGGGACGGGCAGAAACTCGCCGCGCGGCAAGACACGATTCAAATTGTCGATGTGGACCGGCACCAGCTCGAGATCAGGACGCTTCTTGGCCAGATAGTACAGCCCGCTTTTGAACTCGCCCATCTCGGGCCCGGTATTGCGGTGCCCCTCGGGGAAGACGATCAACGACTTGGTATCGCCCAGGGCCTTGATCATCAGGTCGATGGGACTGTTGTGGACCTTGATCTCGTTGCGGTCGATCAGCAGAGCATCGAAGACCTTGGTCGAGATGTAGCGCCGCAGCCGGGTCTTTTCCCAGTAATCCTTGGCGGCGACGGGGCGTGTGAGGCTGCGTACGGGGGGGGGCAGGGCCGACCAGACGACCAGGGCGTCGAGATGGCTGGTGTGATTGGCGAAGTAGACCCGCTGGCAGGTGTCGGGCTCGCAGCCCACCCAGCGCACGCTGGCACCGCTGAGTAGCCGCGCGACCAGGGCCAGGGCCATCGCCGTCAGTTCCACGTCCGTTCCTCGAGCGTTCGCCAAAAAGCGTCGCGGAGCCAACCCGGCCCCAAAAACTCGCCGGGCAGACGGCCAAGATAGCGCACCGCACATTACGTGCCGCATCGTAGCCTGCGCGGGGCGGCGAGCAAAGGGTGCCGCGTTTTTATAGGGTCAGTCCACCGCGTGAATTGCCACGATCACGTGTCGCGCGGAAATGAAGTGGCAGTAGTCGGCTTGAGGGAGGGGCTATCGCAGGTGTCATTCCTGCGGCGCCGAAGCGGACTGTGCCAAGCGGGTCAGACGAGTCTCGACCGCCCTTCGGCGTTGAAGAACAGGTTCGTGATCGGGACGACGCTCCAGAGAGTGATCGAGCCGTTCGAGCGCCTGCCGATAGTGCTCGGCCGCTTCTGCATCTCGGTCTGCCAGCGCCGCCTGGTCGCCAGCAAAGACAAGGCATTGTGCCCAGGCGGCCAAGCCGTTGGCCGAGAGCTTTCTGCGGCGATGCAACTGCGAGAACAACTCCTGCGCCTTGGCATATTGCTGCTGTGCGAGGTCGGTCCTTTTGCGTCGCACGGCTAGTTCGGCGTAATCGTAGCACGTGAACGCATATTCAATCATGTGGGGAGGATTCAGCGATCCTTGCCGTTCGAGACTGGCCTGGAGTTCGACGCGACGTTCGTAGCAGGCCAGCGCTCGTTTGAAATCTCCGTTCTCTTGGTAGAGCCTGGTCAGCTCCGCAGTAGCACTTACAAGTGACTGCGAAAGATCCGCACGAGGGCCTGCCCTGGCAATGACGAACTCGAATTCAGCCACCGCTCTTTCGAAG
This portion of the Pirellulales bacterium genome encodes:
- a CDS encoding PhoPQ-activated pathogenicity-related family protein; amino-acid sequence: MGNVTDATLTAADLPPAATEETALDRYLAQPDPVYGWKVARTVEQADHTLYVLELTSQTWRTEKDVDRPVWKHWLSIVVPKELKYPHTAFLYIGGGENGDPAPEKVPERVTELARGTGTVVAELGMVPNQPLRFTDSPDEAREEDNIIGYTRVKYMQTRDETWLVRLAMVKSGIRAMDAMQEFLATDAGGKLDIQSFVVAGASKRGWTTWLVGATDPRVVAIVPLVIDALNSEEITRHHYRAYGFFSPALDDYVRHGLFPGKIGTPEYREILNIEDPYEYRARERLQIPKFIVNAAGDEFFLPDNAQFYYPALSEEKHLRYVPNAKHSLAGSDARESIEAFYQSILDDQPRPHFRWRHQGAGTVVVTPVEKPSKVTLWQATNPQARDFRLDELGKAYQPTVLEPAADGAYEARVPATPQGYTAYFVELEFPSGGRYPFKFTTDVRVVPDVLPFEFPQSGQSQ
- the sthA gene encoding Si-specific NAD(P)(+) transhydrogenase; amino-acid sequence: MPLSNDSQDFDLFVVGTGPAGQKAAIAAAKLGKKVGIVDRRLCVGGVCVNTGTIPSKTLREAILYLSGYRLRSLYGPGYRVKDHITVDDLTFRTHHVIQNEIQVIAYQMSRNGVQMLTGEAGFLDANSMSIANGPSRITVRSEKFILAPGTEPHRPEGVALNGQTVIDSDGILALTEIPRTLTVVGGGIIGLEYASMFATLGTKVTLVEARQRLLEFVDTEIADALNYHLRDHGVTLRLGEEVVCVENEAEDPVALLASGKRIRNQVLMFSMGRQGRTKQLNLEAAGLAADSKGRLKVNSDFQTEAPHIYAVGDVVGFPALASTSMEQGRLAALHACGQPGQTIPGLYPYAIYTIPEISMVGATEEQLTAQQVPFESGVAHYREIARGQILGDEIGLLKILFHLDTHRILGVHAIGEGASELIHIGQTALALGGTVEYFRDNVFNYPTLAECYKVAAYSGLNKL
- a CDS encoding tetratricopeptide repeat protein — encoded protein: MGEEDFEEFFAENKNKKETFYDPDDSGELFAECQETSFLDSNNSVAYVMRGADWSEKGEHDKAITAYSEAIRLDPNDSVAYAGRGWNWKQKGQHDRAIADYSEAIRLDPRDATFYCQRGCAWTSQGEHDKAIADFTEAIDHDPLSASGYNYRGYAWTCKRDYDKAITDFSEAIRHDPSNAYAHHVRGFCWQNKGEYDKAIADFNEAIRLSPEDAGYYYNRGRAWRDLGELDKSIADCTKAIRLDPRHVYAHLFRGINWQSKTEYDKAIADYTEAIRLDPRDANTYSRRGICWYRSGDHDKAMADYNEAIRLNAQDAFAFYNRGLAWAKKREYDSAIADYTAAIRINAHFGVAYIDRGLAWAKKGEYDKACADYADSIRIDSQPDNVKRALYNRSRAWAAKREYDKAMADCSEAIRIDPQNANGYIGRGFVWDEQGEYDNAIADYNEALRINPQSLEALHNRGNSWVNKEEYDKGIADFNEALRLGPPDAVTYTNRGIARKRKGDYLSAIADYTEAIRLDPQSAARYVPYAWMLATCTDGQFRDGAKAVELAEKACELTDYTDVNCLYAFAAAHAENGNFTAAIAWHQKALELTDPEDKADMLARLELYRAGNPYRE
- a CDS encoding phosphatidate cytidylyltransferase, with the protein product MRLPQDETLWLVGGVMAVLAVATLVAKWLKARRDSKLNPAALRTFNLRLNAWWLMCSALAATILIGQVATVVMFGLISFWALREFITLTPTRMADHRALFWVFFLFTPLQYVLVGFDEYGLYSVLIPVYAVLFIPARIAIAGDYRRFLERSAKIQAGLMICVYCLSYAPALLYLKIKYPEWEGQNARILFFLVLVVQMGDVLQYLWDRLLGKNVIAPMINRNRTWEGFLGGAVSTALLGTALWWATPFEPWVAAGMALLIFVAGFAGGLTMSAIKRDRGVKDYGTLIEGHGGVLDRLDSICFAAPIFFHFTRYFYT
- a CDS encoding 1-acyl-sn-glycerol-3-phosphate acyltransferase, with amino-acid sequence MELTAMALALVARLLSGASVRWVGCEPDTCQRVYFANHTSHLDALVVWSALPPPVRSLTRPVAAKDYWEKTRLRRYISTKVFDALLIDRNEIKVHNSPIDLMIKALGDTKSLIVFPEGHRNTGPEMGEFKSGLYYLAKKRPDLELVPVHIDNLNRVLPRGEFLPVPLLSCISFGPPLWLEVKEPKMDFLNRARDAVRTLKER